From the genome of Schaalia dentiphila ATCC 17982, one region includes:
- a CDS encoding TetR/AcrR family transcriptional regulator, whose translation MFLRSADKHGREAEKNLDLRIRKTRRAIRSGLVKVCQAKPYAHVSVTDICAASMVSRTTFYDHYTDKDELLAEVVSFLLEEITPALEGLWFGEVRNSRAVARQLTEIYARNGRAMQTLLAIRVGGNGDLHEQLCRTARSVFTDWARGRMDDDVLPLAADIYASVFLTFIERSATKPLTDNELAAIDRARELFIEGFSAR comes from the coding sequence ATGTTCCTGCGAAGCGCGGATAAGCACGGGCGTGAGGCAGAGAAGAACCTGGACCTGCGCATCCGGAAGACACGGCGCGCGATCCGCTCGGGCCTCGTCAAAGTGTGCCAAGCCAAGCCCTACGCGCACGTGTCCGTGACCGACATCTGTGCCGCATCGATGGTCTCTCGCACGACCTTCTACGATCACTACACCGACAAGGACGAGCTCCTAGCCGAGGTCGTCTCCTTCCTCCTCGAAGAGATCACCCCGGCGCTCGAGGGACTGTGGTTTGGCGAGGTGCGCAACAGTCGAGCTGTTGCCCGGCAGCTCACTGAAATCTACGCGCGTAACGGGCGCGCCATGCAGACCCTGCTGGCCATTCGAGTGGGCGGCAACGGCGACTTGCACGAGCAGCTGTGCCGAACGGCCCGTTCGGTATTTACTGATTGGGCCCGCGGTCGCATGGATGATGACGTTCTGCCGCTCGCAGCAGACATCTACGCCTCCGTCTTCCTGACCTTCATCGAACGCAGCGCAACCAAGCCCCTCACGGACAACGAGCTCGCCGCGATCGATCGTGCACGCGAGCTCTTCATCGAAGGCTTCAGCGCCCGGTAG
- a CDS encoding type II toxin-antitoxin system RelE family toxin, whose protein sequence is MAWRAELSPRALKQLSKLDKPTARRIIDYLRETASGEDPRSRGKGLTGNLAGFWRYRVGNYRIIASIEDDELLILAINIDHRSRIYR, encoded by the coding sequence TTGGCCTGGAGGGCTGAGCTGTCACCGCGTGCACTGAAGCAGCTGAGCAAGCTCGATAAGCCAACCGCGCGCCGTATCATCGACTACCTACGCGAGACTGCGAGCGGCGAGGATCCCCGCTCGCGAGGGAAGGGACTGACCGGCAACCTCGCAGGATTTTGGCGATACCGCGTCGGCAACTATCGGATCATTGCTTCCATCGAAGATGATGAGTTACTGATCCTCGCCATCAACATCGATCATCGGTCGCGCATCTACCGTTGA